A region of the Peredibacter starrii genome:
CAGCAACCGGAATGGTAAACACGTTCGCGATTACCGAACCGTAAAATGTAGTTAAGAGAGCAACCGCCATCGCGGGACCAATCGATGAAGGATCCGACATGTTCTGTAACATTTGTACCAGACCGATCAGTGTACCGATCATACCGAAAGCAGGACCATCGGCCCCCATCCCTTCCAGCATATCCACACCTTTCGAGTGACGATCTTCCATCGCAGCAATTTCAAGCGAAAGAATTGAAGTGATCACTTCAGGTGGACGGTTATCCGCAGCAAGTGTCACTGCTTTCTTCAAAAATTTATCTTCAACTGGAACTTTCTCAAGTGCGAACACTGATTCACGACGAGCAGTTTCAGCGAGCTTTTGAATTTCTTCAATCATCGCTTTCGCATCAACCGGTGTCGAGAAAACTGACTTCATATAGTAGGCCACAAGAGCTTTAACGTTTTCCATTGGCCACTTAATGAGTGTTGTTGCAATAACACCCCCGATAACTACCACGATTGATGGTGGATCGATGAAAATTGAAAGTGGAGATCCATAAAGAATCGAACCGATGATCGCTAATGTAGCGAGTACTAATCCTGCGACTGTTGAAATATCCATAGTTCACCCTTGAACAAAAAAGAGTCTTTATGGATAAAGTATCGGAATCTTGGAAATGAACTTAAATATTTGGTTTTACTAAATTGAGATGGTCAGGATTAGATGAAAAAAAATTGAGGCCCTAAAAACAAAAAACCCCCGTCACAGCGGGGGTTTTTCTTATTTTTCTTCGCTCATGAGCATGGTCGAATCAATATATGAAAGCATCGCAGAGCGTAGGTCTTCTAGCGAAACTTCGCTGCCCACTTCTCCACCTTTGAAGACTTCTTCTTTGATCATCTCAACTGGAAAGCCGGTCATCTTGGCCAGTACTTCCAGACTAACTTTACCGTTCTTTTCTGAACCTGCCGTGGTCAGATTATCAGCTGTCATTTTCGACTCCTTGAAACTTAAGGCTACCTAAATCCATTTAGTAGCGGTTGCTCAAAAGCGTATCTTTTGGGCAAAAACAAAGTCAATCAAAGGGCCTAGAGATGTAAGATATTGTTAGGATATTCTTGAGAGAATTGGTTTAAATGTCGGAAATTACTGTTTTTATCAGGCTTTATAACCCGGGGCCGCAAGCAATGTCAGAAAGCTGGCAACCTTCTCTTCCATTTCCTGATATTCGGCCGGCGCCCTCGAAAGCAAAGTCACTCCACCACCAGCACCGTATCTCCACAAGCGATCCATTATTGATAATTGGGCCGTGCGTATATTGATGCTCGCGATTTTTTTGTCATTCAAACACAGAAGTGTCGAACCACAATAGATGCCCCGAGAGTATCTTTCTACTTCTTGAATAATTTCCATCACACGTTTTTTTGGTGCACCTGTTACACTGCCACCTGGAAAAAGTGATTCGAGAGTTTTTAGAAGAGAAATTTTTTGCGTGAGTTCAACTGAAAGCACTGAGTGCTGATGCAAAAGATTTGGAACCAAGAGAGGTGAACGTTTTTTAATGACACGGGCCTCTGGTTTATCGAGACGATTAAGATCATTGCGAAGAAGATCA
Encoded here:
- a CDS encoding motility protein A, yielding MDISTVAGLVLATLAIIGSILYGSPLSIFIDPPSIVVVIGGVIATTLIKWPMENVKALVAYYMKSVFSTPVDAKAMIEEIQKLAETARRESVFALEKVPVEDKFLKKAVTLAADNRPPEVITSILSLEIAAMEDRHSKGVDMLEGMGADGPAFGMIGTLIGLVQMLQNMSDPSSIGPAMAVALLTTFYGSVIANVFTIPVAAKLKQRSKQEATKMNIIVAGVLGIVAGENPRVIREKLDSFLPPGERLVADDKGKE